From the Jeongeupia sp. HS-3 genome, the window TTCGCCATGGAAACCGGGCGGTATCGAGTTCGATCAGAAGGGCGATCTGCCGGCCTTGGGCGATATTCTGCCTACCGGTGATGCGCCCGCAGCCAAAACCGGTACGAACTGACGCGATATGAGTGCACTGAAAATCGTTCTGTTTGTCGCACTGGTGTTGGCGGCAATGGCCGTGGCGCTGCTGGCCGGCGTCTTTTTCGGCAAGCAGTGGTCTGACGGCGACGCTGGCGCACAAGAGGCACGGATTTCAGCGCTGAGCCGCGAGCTTGCCCACAGCCGGGTGACGATCAAAACGCTGGAGACCGAACTGATCGCGCGCGCGGCCAGTTCGGCCAGTTCGGTCAGTGCTGCGGACAATGCCGTTCAGGTGGCGAGCGCCGTTGCCATCCGGGTTTCTGCGCCTGAGCGGAGCGCTTATCGCCACTTCGGCAACATCAGCTGCACGCTCTCCAGTGGTGATGGCACGCTTGAAGCGGGTGATTGTGCGGTGCTGAAGCGGATTGCCGCGTCGGGCCCGGCGATCCGTCAGCCTTGACCGCGCCCACGCGTGTGGCGTGGAGCTGGCGGTGACGGTTGTTCAGGACGAAAGCAGCGGCAGGTAGGCGTCGAAGCGGGTGCTTTCACCCGGGTAGTCGAAGTTGGGTTTGATCCCGGCCAGCCACGGCGCGTGGCGCGGCCGTTTGACCACCACGCGCTGGCGCGCAATCCGCCTTGCCGGCGCCAGCAGCGCATCGGCATCCGGGTCGCCGCCGATCAGCGTCTGAAACATCGCCATTTCCTTCTTCGACTTGGCGCGTTTATCCGGCTCGGGAAACATCGGGTCCAGAAACACCACGTCGAACGATTGCGCCGCGGCCTCCAGCAGCCATTGCAGCGAATCGGCGTGAACCAGCGTCATTCGTGCCGCGATTGCGGCCGTGCCGGCATCGGCCGCCGCGCGCGCCAGACCATCCTCGAGTAGCGCCGCGGCCACCGGGCTGCGCTCGATCAAGGTCACGCTGCAGCCGAGGCTGGCGAGCACGAAGGCATCGCGGCC encodes:
- a CDS encoding class I SAM-dependent methyltransferase is translated as MQLLLIDAGDGCATATALAARYGFVPITEIPAAGHYLSFCDGRLELLEVGDKARVCVDFVDGASAHRRKFGGGRGQPVAKAVGLKGGANPSVLDATAGQGRDAFVLASLGCSVTLIERSPVAAALLEDGLARAAADAGTAAIAARMTLVHADSLQWLLEAAAQSFDVVFLDPMFPEPDKRAKSKKEMAMFQTLIGGDPDADALLAPARRIARQRVVVKRPRHAPWLAGIKPNFDYPGESTRFDAYLPLLSS